A region of the Candidatus Obscuribacterales bacterium genome:
ACTCCCTGCGCGGTCTACTCACGGCATTACCACCGGGAGTGCTGCGCAGTGCCTCGATTCAGTTTCCTGATCCATGGTTCAAAAAGCGCCATCAAAAGCGCCGAGTTGTGCAGCCCGAGTTGGTGCATGTCCTAGCAGAGGTCTTGCCTGCCAACGGCCAGGTGTTTCTGCAATCTGACATCGAAAGCGTTGCTGTGGACATGTGCGATCGCTTTTCTGCCCATGGGGCATTTGTTCGCTCTAGTCTAGACTGGCTGGCTGAAAGCCCATTTCCAGTCCAAACGGAGCGGGAAACGGTTACCTTATCTCAGAACAAACCAGTTTATCGCGCCCTGTATGTCCGCACTCAGGGAGACCAAGCTTCTTAAGCATCAGCTAGAGGAGTCTAGCCTCTAAAATTATC
Encoded here:
- the trmB gene encoding tRNA (guanosine(46)-N7)-methyltransferase TrmB, whose amino-acid sequence is MLPASMRKRVRQHVNPLSEKYGTPLPPPNWAEIFADPLHPLHLDIGSARGQFAITMAQQWPNWNFLGLEIREPLVEAAQRQAQALTNAHFLFGNANNSLRGLLTALPPGVLRSASIQFPDPWFKKRHQKRRVVQPELVHVLAEVLPANGQVFLQSDIESVAVDMCDRFSAHGAFVRSSLDWLAESPFPVQTERETVTLSQNKPVYRALYVRTQGDQAS